Below is a window of Humulus lupulus chromosome 2, drHumLupu1.1, whole genome shotgun sequence DNA.
ACTTGTTTCTTCATTTGAACAGGTGCAAAGCTTTCGAGCAGACTCGGCATAAACTACGGCCAGCTTGGGAGCAATCTGCCATCGCCATACCAGTCCATTGAGCTCATCAAAACCATGAACGCAGGTGGAGTCAAGCTCTACGATGCTAACCCAGAAATCCTAAGACTTCTCAAGGGCACAAACTTGAAAGTCTCGATCATGGTTCCAAACCATGAAATCTCCATTTTAGCTTCGAACCAGAGAAGAGCTGACGAGTGGGTCCAAAACAATGTTCTTCCTTACTACCCACAAACTATGATTCGATTCTTACTAGTTGGAAACGAAGTCCTCAGCTACTCTTCTGACCAAGATCGACTATTGTGGTTCGATTTGGTGCCCGCCATGAACAACATCAGAAGCTCTCTTAGAGCTGTGAATATTAGAAACATCAAAGTTGGAACTCCTCTTGCCATGGACGCTCTCCAATCGACTTTTCCCCCATCGAACGCGATTTTCAGGCCGGATGTTTCTGAGTCTGTAATCTTACCCATGCTTCAATTCCTCAACAGAACCAGATCCTTCTTCTTCATCGACGTTTACCCTTACTTCCCCTGGTCCGCCAACCCAACTAGCATCAACCTCGATTTCGCGTTACTCCAAGGAAACCCCAATTCGCACTACTCCGATCCCGGAACCGGGTTGATCTACACCAACCTGCTCGACCAAATGCTCGATTCCTTGCACTTCGCCATGGTGAAGCTAGGGTTTTCGAAAATCCCTCTTTTGATTTCGGAAACAGGCTGGCCAACCGCCAGCGACGTCGAACAGCCAGGAGCGAACGTCTTCAACGCCGCAACCTACAATCGGAACTTGATTCAAAGATTGACCGCCAAACCCCCGATCGGAACACCAGCACGTCCCGGGATCGCGATTCCAACGTTCTTGTTCGCTCTATTCGACGAGAACCAGAAGACCGGGCCGGGAATCGAGCGACACTGGGGTTTGCTCCGCCCCGACGGGACCCCAATCTACGAGATCGATCTCGCCGGAATCCATCCGGCGCAGGGGTACAAGCCATTGGCGGCGCCTGATAACAACGGCAGATACAAAGGGAAGGTGTGGTGCGTGGCGGCGAAGGAGGCGACCACGGCGGAGCTTCGGTCGGCGATGGAGTTCGCGTGCGGAGCGGGGAACGGCACGTGCGAGGCGATCGAACCGGGGCGGGAGTGTTACGAATCGATATCGGTGAGTCAGCTGGCGAGTTACGCGTTCAGCTCGTACTGGGCTGAGTTTCGAAGTGCGGGAGCGAGTTGCCACTTCAATGGAGTCGCTCGGCAGACCGTCAGAGATCCCAGTAAGTAAATTAAATTCTTCTCTATATATATGAATTGAATCAACAAT
It encodes the following:
- the LOC133815717 gene encoding probable glucan endo-1,3-beta-glucosidase A6 translates to MNAGGVKLYDANPEILRLLKGTNLKVSIMVPNHEISILASNQRRADEWVQNNVLPYYPQTMIRFLLVGNEVLSYSSDQDRLLWFDLVPAMNNIRSSLRAVNIRNIKVGTPLAMDALQSTFPPSNAIFRPDVSESVILPMLQFLNRTRSFFFIDVYPYFPWSANPTSINLDFALLQGNPNSHYSDPGTGLIYTNLLDQMLDSLHFAMVKLGFSKIPLLISETGWPTASDVEQPGANVFNAATYNRNLIQRLTAKPPIGTPARPGIAIPTFLFALFDENQKTGPGIERHWGLLRPDGTPIYEIDLAGIHPAQGYKPLAAPDNNGRYKGKVWCVAAKEATTAELRSAMEFACGAGNGTCEAIEPGRECYESISVSQLASYAFSSYWAEFRSAGASCHFNGVARQTVRDPSK